Genomic segment of Rattus norvegicus strain BN/NHsdMcwi chromosome 7, GRCr8, whole genome shotgun sequence:
CTGTCTCCAGTGCCTGGACTTCAGGATCATATTTGATTCTGTGTTCTTCCTCATCCTGATTATCCCGGGTGATTGCCCACTTCCTCTTGCACTTCGTCTTCAGCATAAATCCTCGCCAAGATTTATGCTGGCCTTGTGGCTGGCCTTAGCTTACCCTTACAGCCAGCCATGAGGATCAGGCTCATCACCCGCACTCAGTACAGGTTTGGGGGTACAGGCTGGCCCTGAAGCCACGTGCCTTCTTCAGGCTTCCATTCTCACGGTGGCCTCCAGGCAGCGAAGTCTGCAGCTCCTTCCCAGCATCAGGAGCTCCAGATACCTTCATCTTACATGCTCTGTCCTCCTCGCACAAGGTGTGCTCCCAGGAGGCTCTTTGAGAGGTAATGTGGGGCCATGGCTCCCTGCTGACATGCTTCTCCTCCTCCAGGTCCAGGATGCTGTGAAGTGTCGTGTGGTAGATCGACAAGAGGAGGGCAACGGGGACTCGGGGGGCTCCTTCCAGAACGGCCACGCTCAGCTCATGGTAGGACTGATTGCCTGGAGATACAAACTGTCCCACGAGGGACCTCTAGGTCCTCCCTGTGCCCAGAGTTCTGCTGGGCCCTGGCAGGCCTATTAGATGAATTCTGACCTCAGTTTGCaattggagaaactgaggccaagTTGAAATCCTTGATCCAGCGTGTTGAGCTGGGAAAGGCTGTTGGTGAGTTGGGTGGGGGCGTTCTTGCCTTCCTCAAAGCTGGCCCTTCCAGAACTGTGCACAAGCCAACTGTGAGTTAACCCACACAGATTGCCTCAACTGTGGGATCTAGGCACAGTAGCCTCTGAGCAGAGCCCTGGGCTCTGCTGGCTGGCCAGCTTCCTGCCCCTCTGGCATCACCTATATGTTGTCCCAGGTGTCCAGCACCCCCAGGGGTGAGGCACTGGGAAACATCTCCAGGTGGTGTCTATACAGGGCCAACCCTCTGGGCCTCAGTGCCACCATCTAGAGGGAACAAGTGTCAGCTGGACAGGTACTTTGTCACTTGGGGACACTGTTTTCCCTCCTCTTGATGTTTCTCCtggcctgacctctgacctcagggGAAGATGGCCATCTTCCCAGCATCTTGGCTCCTGCATTTCAGGGAAAGACCTCCAGTTTGAGATTAAAGGCCAGACTGACTCCCCTGGAGCCCTGTGGCCTCTGGATGGGTCTTGTAGACCCAAACTTCTAAGGTGGTCCTGGGTCACCACTCTGGCCTCCCCAGCTGCTGTCCTCAGAGATGCAGGGGGGACCATGTCTCTGCTCTAGGGGAGGCTGGTGCTGGCCCAGGTCTGTGTCTGTCCCCTGCTGTCTGTCTTGGATGGAATGGCAGAGGCTCTGGAAGCCCTGGTGGCTGCATGGCTTTGTGGGAGCATGGCCAGAGGGGCAGAGGCCGGCTGCTCCGTGATGCCTTGGAGGGAGAGCACGCATGGTTGatcgcacgcacacacaggcagacacaaacacatgcatggagAAACATGTGCGTATGCTCCTTCACATAAATGCATACAGGTCAACTTTGTCTCAACTGTGAGTCATTCAATTCTCCTCTCAACATATATGTTCGTGCTCACACAGTATGTATGCTCTGCACTCACAAAGGCAGATGCACCACAAGCACATggaaacacagcacacacatgcatgtgaatgcTGACAGACACACCCATGCTTGCACAGACAAGCATACATATGCATGGCCACACTGTGTGGCCCATAGACTAATAGTGTGGGCTGGGGTTCTTGGTGACAGTATCAGTGTATTTGTGACCTCTGAGTTGTGGGTGTGGCTTTGGTGGCCCTGTTCCTACCACCCTGCAACTTGCAGCACCACCTGCTACCAGCGCTGCCCTCATCTTGCCCTTGATCTCTGTCTTGCAGACCGACTTTGAGAAGGATGTGGATCTGGCCTGTAGATCAGGTGAGCGCCTGACAGGTGAGAGCCATGGTGGCCAGTCGGcccttctgcttctttctttacTCTAGCATCTGTGTGCTTTACCTGTCCCCATCCCACACCTACTGCCACATGGCCCAGCCAGGGCCCCCTCCTTCTCAAGAGCTTCAGGAGGCCTGTGGGTGTGACTGAGATTGCCCCAGAAAGCTGTCATGGAGCTGAGCTGGGTCCATCTTTGGTCCCCAttcatgtgtctgtctctcccttctcctctcctagGGCAGAGCTGATGGACCAGCTCTGTGTGAGACCCAGCCCTGCCCCTCCTTTGCCTGTATACTCACTGACACCTGTCTCCTGCCTGCCCTCCCCCAAGCACCCATGTTCTgtgttgtctttgtttctttgttgttaaactgggatggggaggggcaggTACGCTTCAAGAGAGGGAGGCCtctgtggaggcaggaagaacGCAAGGGGAAGGAGACGCTCCTGGGCACTCTGCTAGTGCCGAGCTTTTGGGAAACAGTCAAGAAGAGACTCGGTGCCTCCCCCATGTTCCCAACGTCAAGTCATAGCATCTATGAGCCAGGGCTAGGGTAATGGCAGACAGTCTCTGGCTATGCAGGGGTCATCTGGCTTTGCACCATCTGGTTCCCAAGTGGGGATGCCAGCTGCTACCTGAGTGAGACTCCTGAAGGAGGTGACTTTGGCATGGGGCAGAAGAATCCTTTCTTGGTCTTCAAAGATCCAACTCCATAGCTTACCCAAGTAATGACTCTGGTACTAGGGGTTGGGTGCCAACCCAGCCATAGTGGTTCTCTGTGCCCAGGTGTGCCTCATGATGCTATGGGCTAGATGTGGTTGGTGGGCACACGATGGGTGTCTGTATATAGATGTTCATGGTGGGGTAGAGTCCCTACTGGGAGGGGTTGGGCTGAGCTGTGTGCAGGCTGAGGAGGTCCTTGAGTGGTGTTGACCTTTGGAGAGGCACATACAAATTGATAGGGAGATGGCTAGTTCACTGGGGAAGGGCCAGAGGACAATGCTGGGTGACTTAGTCACTgtactattgctgtgaagacaccatgaccaaggcagctcttataaaaggaagcatttagcTTTGGGCCTGCACAAAGTTTCGGAGTTTTAGTTCATCACCATGGTGGGGAGCActgtggcatgcaggcaggcgccggagcagtggctgagagctACCCCATGATCCACAAGCATAGAAACTGGGCCTgaaatgggcttttgaaacctcaaagcctatcactagtgacacacttcctccaacaagaccacgcctcctaatccttttcaaataatgccactccctgaagactaagaattcaaatatatTAGCCTGTGGGggtcattcttactcaaaccaccacactgggtGATAGTATGGGAGAGCCAAATGTCGCACTGGAGGTGAACTGGGAGGGTGAGGGACCTTTGGCCTGGGGAGCTAGAATGTTGTGGGTGGCCATAGTTGATAAGATGGCAAGAGATGCTCGCAGGCCCCAAGGTTAGGTGGGCTAGGTACATCCAAAACTGGCAGCATGCAGACCTGGGCCAGGCTTCCTAGGAGTGTGACCCTGTTCTGGAGAGAGCACCCAGGAAGAACAGCATGCCTTGGGTGAGGACTAATCCAGTATTCCACTGACTAGTGGGGCTGGGTTGATGGGATGTTTGGTGAGCTGGAGTCCAGACCAGATGTCAGACGGGATACAAGAGAGGTACCAGGGTGGACACTTTAGGAAAAAGGTCTTTCTTTATGAAAGCACAAGAGAAGTTAAGGCAGGAGAGCTCTTCAGAACACTGACCTCCTGTGCTAGGTCTCAGGGTCATTGGATCTGATGTGCCTATGGCAAGCCCATCCTTCCCCACTGCAAGGGCTTGTGTGCTACAGAAGTCCTAGAGAGGAGTCGGGTAGGGCGCTCACTAGAAAGGGCTGTTCTTTTCACCCAGAAGTACCTCGCTCTGTGTTTTCCATCAGAGGGCGCCCTCACCTGCCTTTCAGAATCGCCATGATGGGCCTTGTATGAGTGACAGTCTTTGGTtgtcttgggaggcagagaggaaccACCATGGGCCAGCCTCATTAGAAAAAGCAAAGGAGCTTCATCTAAGTGCCAGCATGAGTCTGGAGTGGATGCCGGGGCTGGTGTGGGTGGAGACCAGGGTGGCAGCAGTGTTGGCTAGGGTGAGCCCCTGCTGCTGTAGACCATCCTTACCACTCTGATCCCCTTTTCCCATCTGCTGTCTTCCCTGATGCTCCCCATTAGTGCTGAACAAAGACATTGCAGCCTGCCGCACGGCAACTATCACAGGTACCTTCAAGCGACCATCACTGCCTGAAGAGGAGAAGATGAAGCTGGCCAAGGGCCCACCCCCCACCTTCAACAGCCTACCAGCTAATGTGTCCAAGCTGCACCTGCACGGTTCACCCCGCTACCCCGGTGGGCCACTGCCTGACTTCCCCAACCATTCACTCACCCTTAAAAAGGACAAGGCCCCCAAGTCCTCTTTTATTGGTGATGGGGACATCTTTAAGAAACTGGACTCTGAGCTGAGCCGGGCCCAGGAGAAGGCTCTGGACACGAGCTACGTGATCCTGCCCACGGCCACGGCCACACTCCGGCCCAAACCCAAGGAGGAACCCAAATACAGCATCAACATTGACCAGATGCCCCAAACCCGACTCATCCACCTTAGCATGGCGCCCGACGCCAGCTTCCCTACCCGAAGCCCACCTGCCCGTGAGCCCCCAGGTGGTGCACCCCCTGAGGTGCCCCCTgtccagccaccaccaccacctccaccaccccctccaccccaACAGCCCATACCCCCACCACCCTCCCTGGAGCCTGCACCTCCCAGCCTGGGGGACACAGGGGAGCCTTCGGCCCACCCAGGACCCAGTTCAGGTGCTGGGACCAAGAATGAGAACGTGGCCACCTTGTCAGTGAGCTCCTTGGAGGTAAGGATGGGTTAGAGTCTgtggaggcagagatgggtggaTCCCCAGCCAAGGGCTGGCACTTCCTTGCCCGTAGGCTCTGGGTATGTCAGAAGTGGGTAAGGCTGGCCCAGGATCTTTTTGCAATCCCATCTCATAGTTGGAAACACATAACAATCTGTGGTTAGCCTAGTGCTTGTTCAGCCTTTAGGACAAGGGGCAGAGGGAGGCTAGGGAAGCCCTGCTCCACACTAGGATATACCACCATCTAGCCTTCAACTTCTTAGGTGCGGCCAGCACCCTGAATTCACTGTGGGGGTCTAACCATGTGACCTGTGTAGCCTGGCAAAACTTGACACTGCAGAGGAAGGGCAAGGGTAAACAGTTCTAGAGCAGGGAGGGAAGTCCTCACTCCTCACAGAGACCTTGGGGCGGCCTTGGAGTAAGGACACTGAGACCCATCCACATTACATCATTGTCATTCCCATTAGTCTCAGCAGCCCCACAGCTGGGCCTGACCCTTAGGAACAGGCAACCTGGGAACTTGGTGCACCTTCAGTATGTCCCCTGAAGGCAGGTTGGTGTCTCCCCAGTTGTCAGGCCAGACTTGTGGTCTAGGCAGTTTTAGGGAGCACAGTGCCCATGCACACAACCCCTTTCTCCTGCAGCGGCGGAAATCACGGTATGCAGAACTGGACTTCGAGGTAAGTGCAGGTGCCTCTCTCTGGACAGGCAGGCTGGGTACTAGGGCCATCTCAGCAACTTGGGACTGGGGAGGGGCTCAAGTCAGGGGCCAACAGCAGGTGGGGCAAAGGGGTGGCTGTGGATACCCATCCTGGCTCAGGACTCGTGGCCCCAACCCACAGAAGATCATGCACACACGGAAGCGACACCAGGACATGTTCCAGGACCTGAACCGGAAGCTGCAGCATGCGgctgagaaggagaaggaggtgcCAGGCGTAGACAACAAGGTCAGAAGCATGGTCTCTGCTCCAGCCACCATGGGCTTCTGCCCACTTTCTTCACACCCTCACTCCCTGGATTCTTTGGGTGGCCTTCCCCTGTGCTAGCTGTTCCTTCTCAGACGGGCAAAGAGCAGGGCTGGAGGATCCTAAGCCTCGCTCTGTCTGGCAGTTTCCAGACTGTCCTTCCCCACAGCACAGGGAACACACATCATGGGAACTGCAGCTACTTCCGGGACTCGGGCTGTGGAATGTGTGGGTTGCTGCTCTCTTTGGGAATCCCCTCCTAAGagccctcctctcttcttcttctgcctGTGACATCACCACCATTCACATCTGCCCTGCCTACACCTTGAGTAGCCAGAGAAGCAGCAAACTCCCAACAAGAGGGCCTGGGAGAGCCTCCGCAAGCCCCATGGGACACCCGCTTGGGTAAAGAAGGAGCTGGAGCCACTGCCCCCGTCTCCATTGGAGCTGCGGAGTGTGGAGTGGGAGAAGGCGGGTGCCACCATCCCACTGGTTGGCCAGGACATCATCGACCTCCAGACCGAGGTCTGAGCGGGCGGGCCGTGGCCCCACACCGGGCCAGGAGGTGGGATGCTGCTCTGCCCGCTCCGCCATAGGACGGGCACAGATGCGCTCGCGGTGGCGGGCCGGGTCCAGCCCCGGCCTCAGGGCGCTCAGAGGCGGCCAGGCAGAGGGCCCGCGGTGCTGGGACCAGAGCCAGACACAGGACAGGAGGTGGCATGGCCGGCGGGCACAGGGATCCAGAGGCCGGATGGTGCCTCAGACTCTGCCCTCCTTGGGCAACCCCGGGCAGGCAGGCAAGCGGCTGTGGACATGGACAGGCCTGGTGTGGCCAGCGTCCCCAGGATGCCCACCTCAGCCACCACTGCAGAGGACTGCCTGCGGCCCACCAGCCTGGCTCCGATTTTTAGATACCCCCTACCCCTTGGGAAGCAGCCAGACCCCCCCACTCCCTTCCAGGACCCTGGGCCCCTCCCAGACCCAGGCAGAGAGCATGGTCCTGACCCAGAGCCCCCCGGGGCAGGACTGAGACCACTCTGGAAAGAAGCAGGGTGGGGAATctattttttctctccttttcttttcttcaataaaaagaattaaaaacccAGCTTTGTAgacttttatatttcattttattttattttattattttatttttctgtagcaGTCCGGCTCCACTTCAGTGGTAGGTAGGCAACTCTCGTCCTATCCTGTCCtgtcctgccctgccccgccctggGTGCCTGGCCTCCGCATGGTCCTCTGAGGCTGGACTTAACTCAGTTCTCCAGCTCAGGAGTATCCGACTCCCTGGCCCCTGAGTCACCTGGGAAGGACAGAGTTAACAGGCAGCAATTTTAAAACAACTTGAAATAgtgaaagaaaaggaacaaaatacGGTTTGTAGCTGGGATCTAGAGGTTCCCTCCCACCTGCAGCCTCTCTGAGCCCATCTTGAACAGGCCTGCCTCCCTGCTTTGTAGGGCCCAGTACTGACTCCCTTTGTCTCATGATAGGTGCTTCCTGTCCCCAGTCCATGGTGGTCCTATCAGTGGTGTAAACTTGGGAGGGAAGAGCGTGGTCAGATTACCTAAGCAAATCACCAGAAGCCGGCCCAGCTTCAGCGTTCTTGCATTTCCCAGAACTTCCAGCAGAGGGCAGCCTAAGCCACACAAGGAGTCTGGCTGGGAAGCTAGGAGGTCCCTCCTTTCCGAAACCCTCGGACTGCACAGACCTGGCGTGGACCTCTCCAGACAGAACCCTTCAGACCTCAATATGAAATGGATTCAAGATGCAGATCATTGGCCCTGAGGGACATGTGGAGACCCTAGgaaacccccccacacacataaagtGTTAAGAGCTAGAAAAGGAGTATGTCCCCATATAGATTCCTTTTATACCTTCACCCAAACCTCCTCCCTTCATTCCTTCACCATACCTTtgacacaccccctcccccagcatccTTTttagcaggcagagacaggatagGGATAGTGCTTGTTGGTATAGTGACCACAGTGGGCTCAGGGAACTGTGGTGGCCATGCACACCTCCTGGGTCCACAAACATGAGTGGGTGAATGATAAGTGAGGAGGAGCATGTCCACGGACGCCCAGAGAAGGGCATGTAGAGCCCAGCCTAGACCCTAGCTACAGAccgcaaacaacaacaaagcaaaaaccccACCAATGCTTTGGTGAGATTTGGTAACAAAGCATGACCCAGCCTAGACCACACCATGGCTAATGTAAACTGTGTATGCACTGGTGCATGTGTTCTGCATTGCAAGGCTTCTAAACCTTATCACAGCGCCTCCCACAGGTCACGTGAAATGTCAGTATCACAATACACTGCAGTCTGTGCACAGAGGCCCTAccttccagggctggagagcttCCTATGAGCTGAGTGGCTGAGAGGACCTATAGGTGCCGGTAGAGAAAGCCCCGAGGTCCTAGAACCATGCCTATACAGGCAGCAAGTGTAGGTGCTGAGTCTGAAGGGCCGAACCCTGCTCAGACTTACCACTGTCCTCAAGCAGTGACCGAGCACCCACAGCCAGCTCTGTaacctccctgtccctgtctgtcctcACCACCTGCAACAAAACACAAAGCCACACAGAGCACCCTAGACCCTCACACCCTCCATATGAAGGGAGAGACACAACTGCTGCAGTCAAAGCTCTGGGAAAAGCAGTGTGTGTCCAGAGGCAACTCTCCCCGCCAACCCCCACTGCCGGCCCTCCCTCTGTAGGATAACTGTGCTAAGAGATACCCAGGACTCCTGGCTACCCAGGATTCCTCCTCCTAGAGAGACTCGTAACGGAAATTGCTATCTACTTTTGGCATAGGAAGCTGGCCAGCAAAGGCTGTACTTCATCTACATCCTGAGCCTTGCTCCAGCGGGCCCCACTCCAGCAGGCACCACGTACATTCTGAAGGAGAGTCCGTAGTGAGTGTTGCCTTGACTCAGAACCCTTGTGGGGACAGGAGCCTTTCCATGGATCTCTCTCAGGTCTCTTTGCTCTGCTGCAGCTTTGTGGAGCGCTGTGCTCCTGATGCCTGGCAAGAACGGTCATGAGCCTCTCTGTAGTGATGAACTAGATTCAGGATGCCTACAGGATGCTGCTGCTCTACCACGGGTCAGGAAGGGCTTGCAACTCAGTTTGCAACTCTGCTCTGCTGGCATCAGTTCCAGGATGATCCCCCAGTGGGTGTCTTTCCAGAGGGCCCCAGCACCATCCTTAGCTGCTGCTACCACCAGAAggcacttttttcttttggagtcCCAAATGGAGGGGCCTCTAGAGAGACCTTCCTGGGCCCTCCTTGTGTGACTTGACTGTCCTAGCCTCTCAGTACCAGGCTACCCTTTTTAGCAACCTTGTCAGAAGTGACCCTGAGTCTCTGCCATCTCTGCCATCGTCCACCTGCCATCATTAGAACTGCCTCGCCCTAGGAGATGTGGGACTCAGAATGATGGTGGTCACCATTATGACCGGGACAACATTGGGGACGGGTAGAGTTGGGGGTGAAAGTTTGGTTTATAGACATAGAACTGGAGATTAAACTGGTGATGAGGGTGATGATGGTGattgtgatggtgatgatgatgcaGTAAAGTTAACGATGATAACAATGGTGATGTCACAATGGTAGTGGCAATGATGTCAGTGAGGTGATGGAGTAATGGTGGGGCTGGTGATGACGGTGAGGCTGGTGATGGCGGTGAAGGCTACCAACAGCAATAGTGAAACATCAAATATTCACGTGGTCGAGGTAATGATGCTAGTGAGGTGAGGGTGGTGGGCATGGTCATAGTTGTGACTGACATTTGTCCTGGTGGTGCTAAAGACAGCAATCGCTACTGTGATCTCTGTGGATGGTAGTGGTGTTGATGGGATCAGGACCCCGGTCTTGCAGATTGCGGGTTCCTGTCCCCTATGGACTGGGGAATGTGAGGGAAAAAAGGACACATGAGGACAATAAGTTTCTGCGTCAACTGGGGGTGCAGCCAGCAGGAGCAGCTGCCAGCAGGTACTGTGTTCTTATCAACACCCACACCCCTACAATCCCGAAGATGCCCCGCCTTACCTGGTTCTGTCTGCTCATTCCCACCTGTGACTAATGCAAACGCTGCTGAGAGGGGCCTCAGAGGTGCTCTAGCCCTTCCCATAATGCCTTGCTCTAGGCAGGCTGGAGGCCTCTGTGGCAAAGCTCTACAGTGACCTCTCTTCCACTTTCTGGCCCCAACGTGGCAAAAAGACTGACTACAAATCCTTCGCATCTATCCCGTTTGCCTTGCACTCCGCCACATGAGGGTTCCTGTTGCTCTGGAAAATTCTATCCTTCCGTATTCTCCTTCGATCCATTCTCGTCCCCAGGCGCTGCTTCCCACGGGCTGGTCCCAGATGGGAGCAAATATACAAGGTGACATTGGCTCTAGGACTTGTTCCAGACTCCTCTGCTTGATGGAATTTCCCTTCCTCAGCCTACCCTCACCTCCCTGTGATGGCCTTGGGAAGTGGGGGCTGTGTTGGAGGAAGAGGGCTGAAGAGGCGCCAGCTCCTCATGGCTCCCTAAATGCCCACGAGGTTATGGGGCAGCTAGTGAATCGCGCCAAGAGCCCAGAAACTACCACCCCTTGGCTTTTCGCATGGGCAAAGGCGGCCAAGTATTCCTCTTAGATGTAAAGTCCTGCGGTCCTGGTTTGCTCAGTGCTCTGATCCTTTCTAGTGCCTGGGTCCTAAGGAACCGGCTCCTGAAGAGGAGCCCATGGGGAGGCATCTCAGATGTGGCTTCAGAGCACCTGCCCACAAGGGTCTGAGCTGCGTTTATGTAGAGCAATGCTAGGAGTGGTCTCTATTGCCTCACTGGCCACCCAAGGATGGCCAGGTAAAGAAGGTCAAGACTACCCTTCACCACGTCTCaatcccccccgccccccggtCTAAGGTCCCCGACTGGGGCCACAAGTCCCTAAGGACTCCTGGGTCCCTAGATTATTAGCACAAAGCTTCTTGGGTAGTTGAGAAGCTTCGGGCTCCCCTTTCTCAGGGCCTAAAAATAACCAGGCAAGAGGAACTCTGAGTAGCTAGCAAATGTGCCAGCCAGCACCCCACGCAGCGGAAGCGCCTCCAAATAAGGCCTAGACAAAGCGGAAGACAGCACGCAAGCCCGTCAGCACTGACGTGGATTCCAGAACCTGCCCTCCCTGTACCCTCAGAGTCTCCCCTGGAGCCTGTGTGACTCAGGGACGCAGGAGTCGGATTTGTTCACGGTGTCCAGAGCTTACTGGGCAATTCATTAAAGCAGTCTGCCCTTGGGTCCTGGAACTTTTAAGGTTGGTTTCGGGGACTTTAGAAGCCTCTAGCTGGAGTCGTGAACTTAGTAGTATGGGCTCGTAGGACAATTGGTCACTCTGTCTCGGTGGACATTGTGTGGACCCACACAAGTCCCATGGGGGTTCCGGGAGCTTCCCCTCACCACCACTGTGGACTCACTAGGAAATGGGACCAGATGGGTGTAAAGAGGCTGACATGGGGTGGGATAGTGACACACAGCTGTCCCCAAGCAGAGGAGGTGTTGCTGGGATCCTTATGGCTTCCTGGGAACACCATATGTACTTCAGTCAAGGATGGGGGAGGCTAGAGGCAGCCACCCCATTAACATcctgctgttctctctctccctggagTTCCTGACAGGAGTATGGAGCTGCAAGTGAGGACTCTGAGGCTGAGCTTTACTGAGTCAACAGTGAACATGGAGCTGGAGCCACTCTTAACTGGCTAACACCTGTATGTGCCCCATCTGCCCTCCATAGTGGCTGGTGCAACCCAGGCCCTGCTGAGGCTCGAGGATTCTCTCAGAGGCTCCTCTGCTAGCTTCTCCATAGGTTAGAATTAACTCCCAATGGACAAAGACCAGAatgagagaaagggagggtggaCGTGGGCAGGGGTGAGTAAGGGGGAGTGAACTGGGCAGGGGTGAGTAGGGGTGAGAGAATCAACCAAAGGAACATGACTCTTTCCTTTTAAACCTTGGCTTTCTCTCGGTCTGTCTGCATCTACAACAAGCACCCAGTCCAGACTTTTCTAAGACCTCCCTCTCCAAGGCCTGGCCCCACCCATCACTCACCACTGGTCTATCTACACTCTTAAATGCCTCCGATCGGGCTGACTCTCAAGACAAGGACCCCGAACCAAACACACAGAAAGATGTGCTCAAAGGAAGCTCTTGACAGCAGAGTGGCTGAGAGGGGCCCTAAAGCACATCCTAATAGTGGCTCTCAGTGGAGACTCTCAAGAAAGGATCAGTGAGGACCGAGTCTTCCTGTGTCCACCATCTTGTGCTGAACTAAATGGGGGACTGGTCAAGGCAGATGTTTGTAAGAGCTTCCGGTGCCCTGAGGGGAGGACCTAAGGAAGAGGGTGGGTGGGGGCAGCCAGCCAAAAGGTGAAGTTAAGCCAGTGGGGTGCAGGTAGACGCTGAGCTGCTCTATTCATCTGACCCCACAGCAAGTCTCCAGTGCATATGCAATCGAGCTGGAAAAGCTCAAAATTCCCATTTCCAGGCTGGCACCAACACAAGAGCTAAGACCAGGCTGATCTGGGCCTGGGTTTTTCATGAACTGGCAAACATGAAGTGTGTCTGGCTCAAGGCAGCTCAGCACGGGATCCACGTAGGAGAACGAAGTCACCCTGGCAAAGCCACACACATCCCAGCACTTCAGCTGCCCCACTTCCTGCATCTGCTgggttcaaagccatcctgacCACCCATCCTGAGTCTGCACTGGACCCTTCACCCAAGGCTGTCCCCACCCCACACTCTTCTACACC
This window contains:
- the Adgrb1 gene encoding adhesion G protein-coupled receptor B1 isoform X11; the encoded protein is MDKVTVPSVTLIVGCGVSSLTLLMLVIIYVSVWRYIRSERSVILINFCLSIISSNALILIGQTQTRNKVVCTLVAAFLHFFFLSSFCWVLTEAWQSYMAVTGRLRSRLVRKRFLCLGWGLPALVVAISVGFTKAKGYSTMNYCWLSLEGGLLYAFVGPAAAVVLVNMVIGILVFNKLVSKDGITDKKLKERAGASLWSSCVVLPLLALTWMSAVLAVTDRRSALFQILFAVFDSLEGFVIVMVHCILRREVQDAVKCRVVDRQEEGNGDSGGSFQNGHAQLMTDFEKDVDLACRSVLNKDIAACRTATITGTFKRPSLPEEEKMKLAKGPPPTFNSLPANVSKLHLHGSPRYPGGPLPDFPNHSLTLKKDKAPKSSFIGDGDIFKKLDSELSRAQEKALDTSYVILPTATATLRPKPKEEPKYSINIDQMPQTRLIHLSMAPDASFPTRSPPAREPPGGAPPEVPPVQPPPPPPPPPPPQQPIPPPPSLEPAPPSLGDTGEPSAHPGPSSGAGTKNENVATLSVSSLERRKSRYAELDFEKIMHTRKRHQDMFQDLNRKLQHAAEKEKEVPGVDNKPEKQQTPNKRAWESLRKPHGTPAWVKKELEPLPPSPLELRSVEWEKAGATIPLVGQDIIDLQTEV
- the Adgrb1 gene encoding adhesion G protein-coupled receptor B1 isoform X8, yielding MDKVTVPSVTLIVGCGVSSLTLLMLVIIYVSVWRYIRSERSVILINFCLSIISSNALILIGQTQTRNKVVCTLVAAFLHFFFLSSFCWVLTEAWQSYMAVTGRLRSRLVRKRFLCLGWGLPALVVAISVGFTKAKGYSTMNYCWLSLEGGLLYAFVGPAAAVVLVNMVIGILVFNKLVSKDGITDKKLKERAGQLPVPPLGRALTCAECGVLSAAEATSDATSNAMASLWSSCVVLPLLALTWMSAVLAVTDRRSALFQILFAVFDSLEGFVIVMVHCILRREVQDAVKCRVVDRQEEGNGDSGGSFQNGHAQLMTDFEKDVDLACRSGERLTVLNKDIAACRTATITGTFKRPSLPEEEKMKLAKGPPPTFNSLPANVSKLHLHGSPRYPGGPLPDFPNHSLTLKKDKAPKSSFIGDGDIFKKLDSELSRAQEKALDTSYVILPTATATLRPKPKEEPKYSINIDQMPQTRLIHLSMAPDASFPTRSPPAREPPGGAPPEVPPVQPPPPPPPPPPPQQPIPPPPSLEPAPPSLGDTGEPSAHPGPSSGAGTKNENVATLSVSSLERRKSRYAELDFEKIMHTRKRHQDMFQDLNRKLQHAAEKEKEVPGVDNKPEKQQTPNKRAWESLRKPHGTPAWVKKELEPLPPSPLELRSVEWEKAGATIPLVGQDIIDLQTEV
- the Adgrb1 gene encoding adhesion G protein-coupled receptor B1 isoform X10: MDKVTVPSVTLIVGCGVSSLTLLMLVIIYVSVWRYIRSERSVILINFCLSIISSNALILIGQTQTRNKVVCTLVAAFLHFFFLSSFCWVLTEAWQSYMAVTGRLRSRLVRKRFLCLGWGLPALVVAISVGFTKAKGYSTMNYCWLSLEGGLLYAFVGPAAAVVLVNMVIGILVFNKLVSKDGITDKKLKERAGASLWSSCVVLPLLALTWMSAVLAVTDRRSALFQILFAVFDSLEGFVIVMVHCILRREVQDAVKCRVVDRQEEGNGDSGGSFQNGHAQLMTDFEKDVDLACRSGERLTVLNKDIAACRTATITGTFKRPSLPEEEKMKLAKGPPPTFNSLPANVSKLHLHGSPRYPGGPLPDFPNHSLTLKKDKAPKSSFIGDGDIFKKLDSELSRAQEKALDTSYVILPTATATLRPKPKEEPKYSINIDQMPQTRLIHLSMAPDASFPTRSPPAREPPGGAPPEVPPVQPPPPPPPPPPPQQPIPPPPSLEPAPPSLGDTGEPSAHPGPSSGAGTKNENVATLSVSSLERRKSRYAELDFEKIMHTRKRHQDMFQDLNRKLQHAAEKEKEVPGVDNKPEKQQTPNKRAWESLRKPHGTPAWVKKELEPLPPSPLELRSVEWEKAGATIPLVGQDIIDLQTEV
- the Adgrb1 gene encoding adhesion G protein-coupled receptor B1 isoform X9, with the protein product MDKVTVPSVTLIVGCGVSSLTLLMLVIIYVSVWRYIRSERSVILINFCLSIISSNALILIGQTQTRNKVVCTLVAAFLHFFFLSSFCWVLTEAWQSYMAVTGRLRSRLVRKRFLCLGWGLPALVVAISVGFTKAKGYSTMNYCWLSLEGGLLYAFVGPAAAVVLVNMVIGILVFNKLVSKDGITDKKLKERAGQLPVPPLGRALTCAECGVLSAAEATSDATSNAMASLWSSCVVLPLLALTWMSAVLAVTDRRSALFQILFAVFDSLEGFVIVMVHCILRREVQDAVKCRVVDRQEEGNGDSGGSFQNGHAQLMTDFEKDVDLACRSVLNKDIAACRTATITGTFKRPSLPEEEKMKLAKGPPPTFNSLPANVSKLHLHGSPRYPGGPLPDFPNHSLTLKKDKAPKSSFIGDGDIFKKLDSELSRAQEKALDTSYVILPTATATLRPKPKEEPKYSINIDQMPQTRLIHLSMAPDASFPTRSPPAREPPGGAPPEVPPVQPPPPPPPPPPPQQPIPPPPSLEPAPPSLGDTGEPSAHPGPSSGAGTKNENVATLSVSSLERRKSRYAELDFEKIMHTRKRHQDMFQDLNRKLQHAAEKEKEVPGVDNKPEKQQTPNKRAWESLRKPHGTPAWVKKELEPLPPSPLELRSVEWEKAGATIPLVGQDIIDLQTEV